The proteins below are encoded in one region of Tursiops truncatus isolate mTurTru1 chromosome 12, mTurTru1.mat.Y, whole genome shotgun sequence:
- the LOC101327538 gene encoding protein LEG1 homolog, with the protein MSLVDPALDPFSLADPTQRADCGHESGDHLCISVDSWWADLNYYLSAIPFLAMVDSGIMGISSDNVTFLPPSKDQMNFCYNVSSCYSSFPDTMKKWNKFYQQVKSYSRNFDDLLNYLWVAHVSSLKVVHEKFHSRLQHYSKQEAEFESSRALFVDYLAPPLFPSALIRTYGLQRGLPTQMLVSGNKAPFISDFTGFQNTVLLGVNFLHKVYKYTGK; encoded by the exons ATGAGCCTTGTAGACCCAGCCCTTGATCCTTTCTCTTTAGCTGATCCCACCCAAAGGGCAGACTGTGGCCATGAATCTGGGGATCATCTATGTATCTCTGTGGACAGTTGGTGGGCTG ACCTTAATTATTATCTCTCTGCAATACCCTTCCTTGCTATGGTTGATTCTGGCATAATGGGAATATCATCAGACAATGTCACCTTTCTGCCACCATCCAAGGATCAGATGAATTTTTGTTATAATGTTTCTAGCTGTTATTCATCCTTTCCAGATACaatgaaaaaatggaataaattttACCAG CAGGTAAAGTCGTATTCTAGAAACTTTGATGACCTCTTGAACTACTTATGGGTTGCACATGTCTCATCCCTGAAGGTTGTTCATGAAAAATTTCACAGTAG GTTACAACATTACTCTAAACAAGAAGCAGAGTTTGAAAGCAGCAGGGCTTTGTTTGTGGATTATTTAGCTCCACCCCTCTTCCCTTCAGCTTTGATTAGAACATATGGACTCCAGAGGGGCCTGCCAACACAAATGCTTGTTAGTGGGAATAAAGCCCCCTTCATCAGTGACTTTACAGGCTTTCAGAACACAGTCCTGCTTGGTGTAAATTTTCTCCACAAAGTGTATAAGTATACAGGGAAGTGA